In Amycolatopsis sp. EV170708-02-1, the following are encoded in one genomic region:
- the cysC gene encoding adenylyl-sulfate kinase has protein sequence MGASLVRLATAGSVDDGKSTLIGRLLFDSKTVFTDQLEAIERTSRDRGEAYPNLALLTDGLRAEREQGITIDVAHRYFATPRRKFIIADTPGHVQYTRNMVTGASTADLALILIDARKGVLEQSRRHAFLASLLGIPHLVLCVNKMDLVGWSQERFEEIREDFRRFAMKLQVHDLTFVPMSALHGDNVVHRGASMPWYEGTSLLHHLEQVHVASDRNLIDARFPVQYVIREHSRDFRGYAGTVAGGVFKPGDEVAVLPSGFTTTVRAIWGPGGAAVTEAFASQAVTIELEDDLDLGRGDLICRPGNRPHSSRDVDAMVCWFSEQGALSPGSNYLVRHTTRETKAEIRDLDYRLDVTTLHRDETAKSLSLNEIGRIRLRARQPLLFDSYRRNRSTGGFLLVDEHSGATVAAGMITGPSVTASNVVWHTAAVTRAERATRGLTVWLTGLSASGKSSVAVELERRLVASGRPAYLLDGDNLRHGLNGNLGFSPADRAENVRRVAEVAKLFADAGVVSVVSLISPYRADRELARATHEAAGLPFLEIFVDTPLEVCEDRDPKGMYAKARAGEISGFTGVDAPYEQPESPELVLRPENGDPAAMAALILAALE, from the coding sequence ATGGGCGCTTCACTGGTCCGCCTCGCGACCGCGGGCAGCGTCGACGACGGGAAATCGACCCTGATCGGCCGTCTGCTGTTCGATTCGAAGACGGTGTTCACCGACCAGCTCGAAGCCATCGAACGCACCAGCCGCGACCGCGGCGAGGCGTACCCGAACCTCGCCCTGCTGACCGACGGCCTACGCGCCGAACGCGAACAAGGCATCACGATCGACGTCGCCCATCGGTATTTCGCCACCCCGCGGCGGAAGTTCATCATCGCCGACACGCCGGGACACGTGCAGTACACCCGGAACATGGTCACCGGCGCGTCCACGGCGGATCTCGCGCTGATCCTGATCGACGCCCGCAAAGGCGTGCTCGAACAGTCGCGGCGGCACGCGTTCCTGGCCAGCCTGCTGGGAATCCCGCATCTGGTGCTCTGCGTCAACAAGATGGACCTCGTCGGCTGGTCACAGGAACGCTTCGAGGAGATCCGTGAGGATTTCCGCCGCTTCGCCATGAAACTCCAGGTGCACGACCTCACCTTCGTGCCGATGTCAGCCTTGCACGGCGACAACGTCGTGCACCGGGGCGCCAGTATGCCTTGGTACGAAGGGACTTCCCTGCTGCATCACCTCGAACAGGTGCACGTGGCCTCGGATCGCAACCTCATCGACGCGCGATTCCCCGTGCAGTACGTGATCCGGGAGCACAGCCGCGACTTCCGCGGCTACGCGGGCACTGTCGCGGGCGGGGTGTTCAAACCCGGTGACGAGGTCGCTGTCCTGCCGTCCGGTTTCACCACCACGGTGCGCGCGATCTGGGGGCCTGGCGGCGCCGCGGTCACCGAGGCCTTCGCCTCGCAGGCCGTCACGATCGAACTCGAAGACGATCTCGACCTCGGCCGCGGCGATCTGATCTGCCGTCCCGGCAACCGGCCCCATTCGAGCCGGGACGTCGACGCGATGGTGTGCTGGTTCTCCGAACAAGGCGCCCTGTCCCCCGGCTCGAACTACCTCGTGCGGCACACCACCAGGGAGACCAAGGCCGAGATCCGCGACCTGGACTACCGGCTCGACGTCACCACCCTGCACCGCGACGAGACCGCGAAGTCGTTGTCACTCAACGAAATCGGCCGGATCCGGCTACGCGCCCGGCAGCCGCTGCTGTTCGATTCCTACCGGCGCAACCGATCCACCGGAGGGTTCCTGCTCGTCGACGAGCACTCCGGGGCGACGGTCGCCGCGGGCATGATCACCGGGCCGAGCGTCACCGCGTCGAACGTCGTCTGGCACACCGCCGCGGTCACCAGGGCCGAACGCGCGACGCGCGGGCTCACCGTCTGGCTCACCGGGCTTTCCGCGTCCGGGAAGTCGAGTGTGGCCGTGGAACTGGAGCGGCGGCTGGTGGCGTCGGGCAGGCCCGCGTACCTGCTGGACGGCGACAACCTGCGGCACGGGCTGAACGGGAACCTCGGCTTCAGCCCCGCCGATCGCGCCGAGAACGTCCGCCGCGTCGCCGAGGTCGCGAAGCTGTTCGCCGACGCCGGTGTGGTGTCGGTGGTCTCCTTGATCAGCCCGTACCGGGCCGACCGCGAACTCGCCCGCGCCACGCACGAGGCCGCCGGGCTGCCGTTCCTCGAGATCTTCGTCGACACCCCGCTGGAGGTCTGCGAAGACCGCGACCCCAAGGGGATGTACGCGAAGGCGCGGGCGGGCGAGATCAGCGGGTTCACCGGGGTGGACGCTCCGTACGAGCAACCCGAGAGCCCGGAACTGGTGCTGCGCCCGGAAAACGGGGATCCCGCGGCGATGGCCGCGCTGATCCTCGCCGCCCTGGAGTAG
- a CDS encoding sulfotransferase, with the protein MLPGRENVGTVEDLHASAAKLTGLDDFGDEDHLEGLGVLLDSYAGEAGLTPYGNKIHRAFLRGALVARSLSEASWKQNPEYAEVPVERPIFVTGLPRTGTTALHRLLTEDPAHQGLEVWLTEVPQPRPPRETWAENPVFQGIQAGYEKHHVEHPEFMGLHHMSADQVEECWQLLRQSLKSVSYECLAHVPSYSRWLDGQSWTDAYRRHRRNLQLIGLPDAGRRWVLKNPSHLFALDALLEVYPDALIVQTHRAPSTIVASVCSLNEQASEGWSDVFRGDVIGRSQLDLWARGAEKSLEARKRHDPAQFCDVRYEDFVADPIGTVEGVYRHFGLPLSDAARDAMTVVHAESRSGERKPVHRYDLADFGLTAGEVDERFSSYRAAYDL; encoded by the coding sequence ATGCTGCCAGGGCGGGAAAACGTCGGCACCGTGGAAGATCTGCACGCGTCGGCGGCGAAGCTCACCGGGTTGGACGACTTCGGCGACGAAGACCATCTCGAAGGTCTCGGCGTGCTGCTCGATTCGTATGCCGGCGAGGCGGGGTTGACCCCGTACGGCAACAAGATCCATCGCGCCTTCCTGCGCGGAGCACTGGTGGCGAGGTCGTTGAGCGAGGCCTCGTGGAAGCAGAACCCGGAGTACGCCGAGGTTCCCGTCGAGCGGCCCATTTTCGTCACCGGCTTGCCGCGCACCGGGACCACGGCCCTGCACCGGCTGCTCACCGAGGATCCGGCGCATCAGGGGCTGGAGGTCTGGCTGACCGAGGTGCCGCAACCGCGGCCACCGCGCGAGACGTGGGCGGAAAACCCGGTCTTCCAAGGGATCCAGGCGGGCTATGAGAAGCATCATGTCGAGCATCCCGAGTTCATGGGGTTGCACCACATGTCCGCCGACCAGGTCGAGGAATGCTGGCAGCTCCTGCGGCAGTCCCTGAAATCGGTGTCCTACGAATGCCTCGCGCACGTGCCGTCGTACTCGCGGTGGCTGGACGGGCAGAGCTGGACCGACGCCTATCGCAGGCACCGGCGCAACCTGCAGCTCATCGGTCTGCCCGACGCCGGCCGCCGCTGGGTGCTCAAGAACCCGAGCCACCTCTTCGCGCTCGACGCCCTGCTGGAGGTGTATCCGGACGCGCTGATCGTCCAGACCCATCGCGCGCCGAGCACCATCGTCGCGTCGGTGTGCAGCCTGAACGAGCAGGCTTCGGAGGGCTGGTCCGACGTCTTCCGCGGCGACGTGATCGGCCGAAGCCAGCTGGATCTCTGGGCGCGGGGTGCGGAAAAGTCCTTGGAGGCGCGGAAGCGGCATGATCCGGCGCAGTTCTGCGATGTCCGGTACGAGGATTTCGTGGCCGACCCGATCGGCACGGTCGAGGGCGTCTACCGGCATTTCGGCCTCCCGCTGAGCGACGCCGCGCGGGACGCGATGACCGTCGTGCACGCCGAAAGCCGTTCCGGCGAAAGGAAACCCGTGCACCGGTACGACCTCGCGGACTTCGGGCTCACCGCCGGCGAGGTCGACGAGCGCTTCTCGTCCTATCGCGCCGCCTACGACCTCTGA
- the cysD gene encoding sulfate adenylyltransferase subunit CysD, whose product MASPAYELTHLEALEAEAVHIFREVAATFERPVLLFSGGKDSMVMLHVAAKAFWPSPPPFPVMHVDTGHNFDEVIEFRDRTVGTYGLRLVVSSVQDDIDAGRVVEDPKAGRNRLQTAALLRGIREHSFDAVFGGARRDEEKARAKERVFSFRDEFGQWDPRNQRPELWDLYNGRHRKGEHIRVFPLSNWTELDIWQYIEAENIDLPSIYYSHRRPVVQRDGMLLAHTRFLTLNEDEIPYEATVRFRTVGDATCTGCVESAAASPGEVVAEVAASRLTERGATRADDRISEAGMEDRKKEGYF is encoded by the coding sequence ATGGCGTCCCCGGCCTACGAGCTCACCCATCTCGAAGCACTCGAAGCCGAAGCCGTGCACATCTTCCGCGAGGTCGCGGCGACCTTCGAACGGCCCGTGCTGCTGTTCTCCGGCGGCAAGGACTCGATGGTGATGCTCCACGTGGCGGCCAAGGCCTTCTGGCCGTCGCCGCCCCCGTTCCCGGTGATGCACGTCGACACCGGGCACAACTTCGACGAGGTCATCGAGTTCCGGGACCGCACGGTCGGCACATACGGGCTCCGGCTCGTCGTCTCCAGCGTCCAGGACGACATCGACGCGGGCCGGGTCGTCGAAGACCCGAAGGCGGGCCGTAACCGTCTCCAGACCGCCGCCCTGCTGCGCGGGATCCGCGAGCATTCCTTCGACGCGGTCTTCGGCGGCGCCCGGCGCGACGAGGAGAAGGCCCGCGCGAAGGAACGAGTGTTCAGCTTCCGCGACGAGTTCGGCCAGTGGGATCCGCGCAATCAGCGGCCGGAGCTGTGGGATCTGTACAACGGCAGGCATCGCAAGGGCGAGCACATCCGCGTCTTCCCGCTGTCGAACTGGACCGAACTCGACATCTGGCAGTACATCGAAGCGGAGAACATCGACCTGCCGTCGATCTACTACTCGCACCGGCGTCCGGTCGTCCAGCGGGACGGCATGCTGCTCGCGCACACCCGCTTCCTCACCTTGAACGAAGACGAAATTCCTTACGAGGCAACGGTTCGCTTCCGCACCGTCGGCGACGCGACCTGCACCGGCTGCGTCGAGTCGGCGGCGGCGTCACCCGGCGAGGTGGTCGCCGAAGTGGCGGCCAGCAGGCTCACCGAACGCGGCGCCACCCGCGCCGACGACCGGATCTCCGAGGCGGGCATGGAAGACCGGAAGAAGGAAGGCTACTTCTGA
- a CDS encoding lycopene cyclase family protein produces the protein MADVVIAGGGPAGRALARACARRGLATTLIDPAPGRRWRATYGLWADELPALPRSAVACAPSATLAFGTGPHVLDRQYLVVDNDGLRRWLDEGYDVVAGTVSDVDHGGQGSSVRLDDGQVLATGLYVDASGVRPRGNRYEQTAVGVVLPAEDALRLAEGPDTAVFMDWRNTESGFLYVLPLGDGTVLVEETSLARKPGLPLDVLAARLRTRLRTVGVTSRGREERVRIVLDQPVPRRGRTVPFGAAGALVHPATGYSVATSVRLAEPVADAIVRAWDRGPAAVASAAHRALWPSSARTVHGLRRYGLRALCGMPPELVPVFFDLFFTLPAELQRAFTSGREDVSGTAEAMSALFRMSPWPVRKHLIGWRALRRSR, from the coding sequence GTGGCGGACGTGGTGATCGCGGGCGGCGGCCCGGCGGGCCGGGCGCTCGCGCGTGCCTGCGCCCGGCGAGGCCTGGCGACGACCCTGATCGACCCGGCACCGGGGAGACGCTGGCGGGCGACCTACGGGCTGTGGGCCGACGAGCTGCCCGCGCTGCCCCGGAGCGCCGTCGCGTGCGCTCCTTCGGCCACGCTCGCCTTCGGGACCGGACCGCACGTCCTGGATCGTCAGTACCTCGTGGTGGACAACGACGGCCTGCGCCGATGGCTCGACGAGGGCTACGACGTCGTCGCCGGGACGGTGTCCGACGTGGACCATGGCGGCCAAGGCTCGTCAGTGCGCCTCGACGACGGCCAGGTCCTCGCGACAGGTCTGTACGTGGACGCGTCCGGCGTCCGACCGCGGGGGAACCGGTACGAACAGACGGCGGTCGGCGTCGTCCTCCCCGCCGAGGACGCGCTGCGGCTGGCCGAAGGCCCGGACACCGCCGTGTTCATGGACTGGCGGAACACGGAGTCCGGATTCCTCTATGTACTGCCGCTCGGCGACGGCACCGTGCTGGTCGAGGAGACCTCGCTCGCCCGCAAGCCCGGGCTGCCCCTGGACGTCCTGGCGGCGCGGCTGCGCACCCGGCTACGGACCGTCGGCGTGACCTCACGCGGACGCGAGGAGCGCGTGCGGATCGTGCTCGACCAGCCCGTGCCCCGGCGCGGCCGGACGGTGCCGTTCGGGGCCGCCGGAGCGCTGGTGCATCCGGCGACCGGGTACAGCGTCGCGACGTCGGTGCGGCTCGCGGAGCCGGTCGCGGACGCGATCGTCCGGGCTTGGGACCGTGGGCCCGCCGCGGTGGCGTCGGCCGCGCACAGGGCGTTGTGGCCGTCCTCGGCACGCACAGTGCACGGGTTGCGACGGTACGGATTGCGCGCGTTGTGCGGGATGCCGCCCGAACTGGTCCCGGTGTTCTTCGATCTGTTCTTCACGTTGCCCGCGGAGCTCCAGCGCGCATTCACCAGCGGTCGCGAAGATGTTTCGGGTACCGCCGAAGCGATGTCGGCGCTTTTCCGAATGTCACCGTGGCCAGTAAGAAAACACCTGATCGGGTGGCGTGCGTTACGCCGTTCTAGGTAA
- a CDS encoding serine hydrolase yields the protein MDTNVNRRRLLGLGTVAAAGAVLGTAQVAQAAEESESDTPAVDASAAARRISQVYARETGKAGGTWSSYVSVADSAGNLVPAVSERADQIVEAYSVNKIAVATAVLDKIDRGLLTLDQRVDVTADIVIKDTDGIFALDGAYPSSVTLGHAMAALLTLSDNTAVRLCGLVCPAAELNEILRGKGFVHTQVVPVANPNRFFLGKTTPAETHTLLRKLVGGTLLSAKSTEYLLNILRSLSAFTDGVRLGLTSAERLRVATKAGWFNDGRNEAGVMFSADGKPILTYSLFASGEFAGDPAVNKDDYAATHPALRARAKLGKTMFRSVEKLTAATARTYAAAPYRATNGG from the coding sequence GTGGATACCAACGTCAATCGTCGTCGCCTGCTGGGGCTGGGCACGGTCGCCGCCGCGGGCGCGGTGCTCGGGACGGCGCAGGTCGCTCAAGCCGCCGAAGAGTCCGAATCAGACACTCCCGCCGTCGACGCTTCGGCCGCCGCGCGCCGGATTTCCCAGGTCTACGCCCGCGAAACCGGGAAGGCGGGCGGCACCTGGTCCTCCTACGTCAGTGTCGCGGATTCCGCCGGGAACCTGGTTCCCGCCGTCTCCGAGCGGGCCGACCAGATCGTCGAGGCGTACAGCGTCAACAAGATCGCCGTCGCGACCGCGGTCCTCGACAAGATCGACCGCGGACTGCTCACTTTGGACCAGCGTGTCGACGTCACGGCCGACATCGTCATCAAGGACACCGACGGGATCTTCGCCCTCGACGGCGCGTACCCGAGTTCGGTGACGCTCGGGCACGCGATGGCCGCGTTGCTGACACTGTCCGACAACACCGCCGTCCGCCTGTGCGGCCTGGTCTGCCCGGCCGCGGAACTCAACGAGATCCTGCGCGGCAAGGGTTTCGTGCACACCCAGGTGGTTCCGGTCGCGAACCCGAACCGCTTCTTCCTCGGCAAGACGACCCCGGCCGAAACTCATACGCTGCTGCGGAAACTGGTCGGCGGGACGCTGCTTTCGGCGAAGTCGACCGAGTACCTGCTGAACATCCTGCGTTCGCTGAGCGCGTTCACCGACGGTGTGCGGCTGGGCCTGACCTCGGCCGAGCGGTTGCGGGTCGCGACGAAGGCGGGCTGGTTCAACGACGGCCGCAACGAGGCCGGCGTGATGTTCAGCGCGGACGGCAAGCCGATCCTCACCTATTCGCTGTTCGCCTCCGGTGAGTTCGCCGGAGATCCGGCGGTGAACAAGGACGACTACGCCGCGACGCATCCGGCGTTGCGGGCGCGGGCGAAGCTCGGCAAGACGATGTTCCGTTCGGTCGAGAAGCTGACGGCCGCCACCGCCCGGACGTACGCGGCCGCTCCGTACCGGGCGACCAACGGCGGCTGA
- a CDS encoding response regulator transcription factor, translated as MSIGVLLVDDEQLIRAGLRAIVASEPDLQVVGEAADGAEVPGLVSRFRPDVVLMDVRMPSVDGIRATTHLMSTMDNPPKVIVVTTFENDDYVYDALLAGASGFLLKRARPEEIVAAIRTVAAGESLLFPAAIRRLAAQQANRGPLDGLAGAGLTERESEVLRLMAGGLSNVEIAGELYLGVQTVKTHVGNVLAKLGARDRTQAVIKAYDTGFVTPAG; from the coding sequence ATGAGCATCGGAGTGCTGCTGGTCGACGACGAACAGCTCATCCGGGCGGGGCTGCGGGCGATCGTCGCCTCCGAACCCGACCTGCAGGTCGTGGGCGAAGCGGCCGACGGCGCCGAGGTGCCGGGGCTGGTGTCGCGGTTCCGGCCCGACGTCGTGCTGATGGACGTCCGGATGCCTTCGGTCGACGGGATCCGCGCGACCACGCATCTGATGTCTACTATGGACAATCCGCCGAAGGTGATCGTGGTGACCACCTTCGAGAACGACGACTACGTCTACGACGCCTTGCTCGCCGGGGCGAGCGGCTTCCTGCTGAAGCGGGCCCGTCCCGAGGAGATCGTCGCGGCGATCCGCACCGTGGCGGCGGGGGAGTCGCTGCTGTTCCCGGCGGCGATCCGGCGGCTGGCCGCGCAGCAGGCGAACCGGGGGCCGCTGGACGGTCTCGCCGGCGCCGGGCTCACCGAACGCGAAAGCGAGGTGCTGCGGCTGATGGCGGGCGGACTGTCCAATGTGGAGATCGCGGGTGAGCTGTACCTCGGCGTGCAGACGGTCAAGACCCATGTCGGGAACGTGCTCGCGAAGCTCGGCGCGCGGGACCGGACGCAAGCGGTGATCAAGGCCTACGACACCGGATTCGTCACGCCGGCTGGCTGA
- a CDS encoding helix-turn-helix domain-containing protein, giving the protein MARHSPPTERVVKLLDFFAAHPGRRFGLSELARELDLAKPTCLGILTELTTGGYLVRDPQPVTYRLGPAMVAAGRVASEGFGASEVARRHLEELSRRYGATCTASAVVGDRILMLQSAGPGRVKLGETYPFAPPVGLMYVLWDSDAAFDAWLAKPPAVPVRLDEAHLRRVVAECREHGYLVESLTSAGRRLYALMAGVGAEELPPEVRGLVGELVSSLGERVYLGADLEPRRKHAVSLLAAPTFDASGRQELVLTLSVGEPVTGAEIARRGAALVAAADAVTAESGGRHPRV; this is encoded by the coding sequence ATGGCCCGGCATTCCCCGCCCACCGAGCGAGTCGTGAAGCTGCTCGACTTCTTCGCCGCGCACCCCGGCCGGCGCTTCGGCCTTTCGGAGCTCGCCCGCGAGCTGGACCTGGCGAAACCGACCTGTCTCGGCATCCTGACCGAGCTGACGACGGGCGGCTACCTGGTCCGAGACCCGCAGCCGGTCACCTACCGGCTGGGGCCCGCGATGGTCGCCGCCGGCCGTGTCGCGAGCGAGGGCTTCGGCGCGAGCGAGGTGGCGCGACGGCATCTGGAAGAGCTGAGCAGGCGCTACGGCGCCACGTGCACGGCGTCGGCCGTGGTCGGCGACCGGATCCTGATGCTGCAGAGCGCCGGTCCGGGCCGGGTCAAACTCGGCGAGACGTATCCGTTCGCGCCGCCGGTCGGCCTGATGTACGTGCTGTGGGATTCCGACGCGGCGTTCGACGCGTGGCTCGCCAAACCCCCGGCGGTGCCGGTGCGGCTGGACGAAGCGCACCTTCGCCGCGTCGTCGCCGAATGCCGGGAGCACGGTTATCTGGTGGAGAGCCTGACTTCCGCGGGGCGGCGGCTCTACGCGCTGATGGCGGGCGTCGGCGCGGAGGAACTGCCGCCGGAGGTGCGGGGCCTGGTGGGAGAACTCGTCTCGAGTCTCGGCGAGCGCGTCTACCTCGGCGCCGATCTGGAGCCGCGCCGCAAGCACGCGGTGAGTCTGCTGGCCGCCCCGACGTTCGACGCTTCCGGGCGGCAGGAACTGGTGCTCACGCTGTCGGTCGGCGAGCCGGTCACCGGCGCCGAGATCGCGCGGCGGGGCGCGGCTCTGGTCGCCGCCGCCGATGCCGTCACCGCCGAATCCGGCGGCCGGCACCCGCGCGTTTAG
- a CDS encoding GGDEF domain-containing protein: MTLQIAVRFAYQPLYSLHTGGVVAFEALARPGRGTAHELLADARRNGRLAEVDVGLAAEAVRQLREPQAALPLHLNLSARTVAAPPSQFDPLTDALSLVGRRTRDVVLEIGPPFTQIPADLLLTGMRRLTELGFRLALDGLGRGDLPLTLLASAPVDLVKLDRSVLRGLPHDPAAVAVVEAVLHFASRTDNRLVATGLETTEQLESARRLGVRIAQGNLLAPPDGDHAPLPAPDAPGPFIPGTARARRVGDFLRPATTLPEDATCDDVREVLAAADGPSGIVGIDDRHRPQWSIDRTRFLVAVTGLYGHALHAKRPASRLADRPHTIHADASALEFLELVTDADWGRTGDDVVVVDDRGRCVGVVLVNEVVRGVAEAKVEEAVSLSPLTRLPGSDAVARDVDRRINAREPFVAAWLDVDSFKTVNDTAGFAAGDDLIRTLGRTLTDLEARLRRMRVSHVGGDDFLIACDVDEIGTVAAALLDTPWSADGLPVTVSLATLVCGNGAIRSYKDASRLLAPLKKQAKEVPGSSWVLRRPGSDRVEVLRGITTRGLPSQRVAGF; this comes from the coding sequence GTGACGTTGCAGATCGCTGTCCGCTTCGCTTACCAGCCGTTGTACAGCCTGCACACCGGCGGCGTCGTCGCGTTCGAAGCCTTGGCGCGGCCGGGCCGTGGTACCGCCCACGAGCTGCTCGCCGACGCCCGGCGCAACGGCAGGCTGGCCGAGGTCGACGTCGGGCTGGCCGCCGAGGCCGTCCGGCAGCTGCGCGAACCGCAGGCCGCCCTCCCCCTGCACCTGAACCTGTCCGCGCGGACGGTGGCGGCGCCGCCGTCACAGTTCGACCCGCTGACCGACGCGCTCAGCCTGGTGGGCCGCCGGACCAGGGACGTGGTGCTGGAGATCGGGCCGCCGTTCACCCAGATCCCCGCCGACCTGCTGCTCACCGGTATGCGGCGGCTCACCGAACTCGGCTTCCGGCTCGCGCTCGACGGCCTCGGCCGCGGCGACCTCCCGCTGACGCTGCTCGCTTCGGCGCCCGTGGACCTGGTGAAACTGGACCGCAGCGTGCTGCGGGGCCTGCCGCACGACCCGGCCGCCGTCGCGGTGGTCGAAGCGGTGCTGCACTTCGCGTCGCGCACCGACAACCGCCTGGTCGCGACCGGGCTCGAGACCACGGAGCAGCTGGAGTCCGCCCGGCGGCTCGGCGTGCGGATCGCGCAGGGCAACCTGCTCGCCCCGCCGGACGGCGACCACGCGCCGCTGCCCGCGCCGGACGCGCCGGGGCCGTTCATCCCCGGCACCGCCCGCGCCCGCCGCGTCGGCGACTTCCTCCGGCCCGCGACCACGCTGCCGGAAGACGCGACCTGCGACGACGTGCGCGAGGTACTGGCCGCCGCCGACGGCCCGAGCGGCATCGTCGGCATCGACGACCGCCACCGTCCACAGTGGTCGATCGACCGGACCCGGTTCCTGGTCGCGGTCACCGGGTTGTACGGCCACGCCCTGCACGCCAAACGGCCGGCGTCGCGGCTCGCCGACCGGCCGCACACGATCCACGCCGACGCGAGCGCGCTCGAATTCCTCGAACTGGTCACCGACGCGGACTGGGGCCGGACCGGCGACGACGTCGTCGTGGTCGACGACCGCGGCCGGTGTGTCGGCGTGGTGCTGGTGAACGAGGTCGTCCGCGGGGTCGCGGAGGCGAAGGTCGAGGAGGCGGTCTCGCTGAGCCCGCTGACCCGCCTGCCCGGCAGCGACGCGGTCGCGAGGGATGTCGACCGCCGTATCAACGCCCGGGAGCCGTTCGTCGCCGCTTGGCTGGACGTCGACTCGTTCAAGACGGTCAACGACACCGCCGGGTTCGCCGCGGGCGACGACCTGATCCGCACACTCGGCCGGACGCTCACCGATCTGGAGGCCCGGCTGCGCCGGATGCGCGTCAGCCACGTGGGCGGGGACGACTTCCTGATCGCCTGCGACGTCGACGAGATCGGCACGGTCGCCGCCGCGCTGCTGGACACGCCGTGGTCGGCCGACGGGCTCCCGGTGACGGTCTCGCTGGCGACCCTGGTGTGCGGGAACGGCGCCATCCGGTCCTACAAGGACGCTTCCCGGCTCCTGGCGCCGTTGAAGAAGCAGGCCAAGGAGGTCCCGGGATCGAGCTGGGTGCTCCGGCGGCCGGGCTCGGACCGCGTCGAGGTGCTGCGCGGGATCACGACGCGCGGCCTGCCCTCGCAACGCGTCGCGGGCTTCTGA
- a CDS encoding nuclear transport factor 2 family protein: protein MDLVALEDIRRLKARYLRCLDLKLWDEMAGTLTADVHARYGTPSYGKPLTFEGREAIVEFFRNAVGPGVTTVHFAGQPEIDVDGDTATGTWLMRDKVIVPEHRVIIEGAAYYEDTYRRVDGVWLTASTQYDRLYETMMSMDDVPSLKLTANRWSS, encoded by the coding sequence ATGGACCTGGTCGCGCTCGAAGACATCCGACGCCTCAAAGCCCGCTACCTCCGCTGCCTCGACCTCAAGCTGTGGGACGAGATGGCCGGGACACTGACCGCCGACGTGCACGCGCGGTACGGAACGCCGTCGTACGGCAAACCCCTGACCTTCGAAGGCCGCGAAGCGATCGTCGAGTTCTTCCGGAACGCGGTCGGCCCCGGCGTCACCACGGTGCACTTCGCCGGGCAGCCGGAGATCGACGTCGACGGCGACACCGCGACGGGCACCTGGCTGATGCGGGACAAGGTGATCGTGCCCGAGCATCGGGTGATCATCGAGGGCGCGGCGTACTACGAGGACACCTACCGGCGGGTGGACGGCGTATGGCTGACCGCGTCCACCCAGTACGACCGGTTGTACGAAACGATGATGTCGATGGACGACGTGCCGAGCCTGAAGCTCACCGCCAACCGGTGGTCCTCCTGA
- a CDS encoding SDR family oxidoreductase, translating into MTDLLRDKVVVVSGVGPGLGRSIATRCAAAGADVVLAARTESRLAEVAKEVDALGRRAVTVPTDITDDASATNLADAALKAFGRVDALVNNAFAIPPIMDLADVDLADVRAGFETNVLAALRLTRLFTPSLAESGGSVVMINSAVLRHSRRTFGAYKMAKASLLALAQSLASEVGPRGIRVNSVAPGYIWADSLKWYFAYLAKERGVPPEQVYAETAETIDLRRLPEPDEIADTVVFLASSLARCVTGQCLDVNAGEYHH; encoded by the coding sequence ATGACGGATCTGTTGCGGGACAAGGTGGTCGTGGTTTCCGGTGTCGGGCCGGGGCTCGGCCGGTCCATCGCCACGCGCTGTGCCGCGGCGGGCGCCGACGTCGTCCTCGCCGCCCGCACCGAATCGAGGCTCGCCGAGGTCGCGAAGGAGGTCGACGCGCTCGGCCGCCGCGCGGTCACCGTGCCCACCGACATCACCGACGACGCTTCGGCCACGAACCTCGCCGACGCCGCCTTGAAGGCGTTCGGCCGGGTGGACGCCTTGGTGAACAACGCTTTCGCCATCCCGCCGATCATGGATCTCGCCGACGTCGACCTGGCCGACGTGCGGGCGGGTTTCGAAACCAACGTGCTCGCCGCCCTGCGGCTCACGCGGCTGTTCACTCCTTCGCTCGCCGAGAGCGGCGGTTCGGTCGTGATGATCAATTCGGCCGTACTGCGGCATTCCCGGCGGACGTTCGGCGCGTACAAGATGGCGAAGGCGAGCCTGCTCGCGCTCGCGCAGAGCCTCGCCTCGGAGGTCGGGCCGCGGGGGATCCGGGTCAATTCCGTCGCGCCCGGCTACATCTGGGCGGACTCGCTGAAATGGTATTTCGCTTATCTGGCCAAGGAACGCGGGGTGCCGCCGGAGCAGGTGTACGCCGAGACGGCGGAGACGATCGACCTGCGCCGCCTGCCGGAGCCGGACGAGATCGCCGACACCGTCGTGTTCCTCGCCTCGTCGCTCGCCCGGTGCGTCACCGGCCAGTGCCTCGACGTCAACGCCGGTGAATATCACCACTGA